A segment of the Corticium candelabrum chromosome 3 unlocalized genomic scaffold, ooCorCand1.1 SUPER_3_unloc_2, whole genome shotgun sequence genome:
TATtgcatccacacacacacacacacacacacacacacacacacacacacacacacacacacacacacacacacacacacacacacacacacagatagacaaaaagagacacagacagacagacactatgttggctccgggtagtctgcattgttctcttttaagtattacatgtttgtttgtttttaaaaatctagtcctagtaaactctcgtagttacagaactttacatagttaccttgcatgttagcattgtattatagatgtatgtttgaaataaatgttatttgacagacagacaaacagacagaattcaTCTTCGACTAGAGACCAATCTCGAATCAAGtccttgcaaggcaaaggtACAGGAGCGTGGCTCttgacagtaccatcatcatcatggcatgcaCTTTCTCCGTGCGATTTccgcttggcatccttgatgagactgggctgccaaatgcctttggcttctggtcagtgtgactgttggaaagaattagactcagatggatactacctaataacatgtaagactgggggcaGCCCGGTAAttaatcagccataacaacatggtttcagcatggtcagactgtttgagtcaactgcaattacatcacgtaaaagaacccagagaAAGGTacgtcaattctgaagacagatcagacacaGTCGTATTTGATTTGGCATCAggggtggatcttgaattggatattgctctagtgcatccctggagtaatgaaatagaagttttatcagctacaactcagagagcagcggcaaccagaagagaaaatctgaagatcaaaaagtacgaccaggagctcttgcctggaggttttcgacaaacatttgtgcctatagttttgaaacattttggctgttgggaagacaaagctgaagactatttaaagaaactgtcacagctatcaagagacgaagacgaaaagccaaatgcatcaacctacTGGAGATCTGTTTTTTTCTGTGTGTCAACAAccatcaaatgctagagtgattgacagaaaaataaagaagattgtttcaagagacagccacataaacataaaagtTGTAGGTAGAATCAAGcactattggcttgggtagcaTTTAGTTACTTttcttagatggtgtataatagttcaatgtttgaaaatatatgtattgacagacagacaaacagacagacagacagacagacagacagacagacagacagacagacagacagacacacacacacacacgtatgcaaaTTGTATCTACCTGCATTTCTGTGCATGTGATCAATTCTTGAAAGGTAAACTTTGCTTTATCTGTGCCGCCTTCAAATAATGCTCTCACTCTAACACATTTCCAgacacatacagtagtagtaacATTCATTCACACAATTACTACCAAGAAACTCACTTGTTATTTGGCATTCGTGCAATAAGAAACGATGCGATTGCATCAGTCTTCTTTCTGAGAGCAATGTCAATAGGCATCACGTGATCCAGATCCTCGGCCATTATGTAAACATCGTGCTCAATCAGCAATTGAACGACAGTGAAATACTTCTTTTCAACAGCGTAATGTAGACATGTCTTCCTTCTGTCGCCAGGTATCACAGCACTTGCTTGGTGAACAGACAGCAATCGTTCTGCATACGTTCGAACCTAATAATACAAATCAAATTTTTGtaacaaaaattataaaaGCAATTTTTTTGTAACAAAAAACGAAATTTGTGACAAAAATTATCAAACCAAATTTTTGTGACAAAAAATTATCAAACCAAATTTTTGTTATAGAAACTAAGTTTTTGTAACAAAAACCAAATTTTGAGTCAAAAAATTATCAAACCAAATTTTTGTTATAAAAACTAAAGTTTTGTGACAAAAATTATCAAAccaaatttttgttattattgaaACTAAGTTTTTGTGAAAGAAACCAAATTTTTGtgaaaaaaattattaaaccaaaTTTTTGTTATAAAAACTAAATTTTTGTGACAAAAATTATCAAACCAAATTTTTGTGACAAAAAATTATCAAACCAAATTTCTGTAACAAAAAACCAAATTTGGGACAAAAATTATCAAACCAAATTTTGTGGCAAAACGAAATTTTTGTAACAAAAATTATCAAACCAAATTTTTGTGACAAAAAACCAATTTTTTTTGTGACAAAACTTATCTAACCAAATTTTTGTGACAAAAAATTatcaaaacaattttttgttaTAGAAACAAATTGTTTTAGCAAACCGCATTGTTTTGTGACAAATTGTTATGAAACCAATTTTTGTGACCAAAAGTTATCAAACCAACTTTTGTAACAAAAATTATCATACAAAATTTTTGTGACAGAATTATCTTTCAACTGGTACACCTGTCACCGTCAACAAAAAGAGATGATCTTTCTACAGACAGTACTTCAGTAAATGAATTAAATTATGTGAACCAAAGTTTCACATAATTCGGTGTAAATTGAGTTTAGTTTGGCATAATTGAtaattgacaataaataaatttaataaaattattcaaataataaagttaatttaaattaatttaaattaatttaattcaataattaatatttataattaataaaatcagTTTAAAAACAGAACTTGTGTCCGAGTACATTGAGTGATGTCTGCATAtaagtgtgtgtatatgtgcatGAATTACCTTGGGCTCAGGTGTGTAGTTGGAGATGACGTAGAGCAACACTTTGCTGTAGTCGTTATCACATTTCTCCAATAGGCCGTCAATGATTACTTCCATCACTGCATTCCGGTATGACAGTTCTTGTTTACTTTTTTGTGCTAACTAGATCGGTTGCAATTCAAATCATATAAACAGCTGGTATAAGGACAGAAGTCAATTAAGTAAGTAGTGTAGTGtaatgtgttgttgttgttgttgttgttgttgttgttgtgtcttgtgtgtgtgcatgtgtgtgtgtgtgtgtgtgtgtgtgtgtgtgtgtgtgtgtgtgtgtgtgtgtgtgtgtgtgtgtgtgtgtgtgtgtgtgtgtgtgtgtgtgtgtgtgtgtgtgtgtgtgtgtgtgtgtgtgtgtgtgtgtgtgtgtgtgtgtgtgtgtgtgtgtgtgtgtgtgtgtgtgtgtgcgcgtgtgcgtgcgtgcgtgcgtgcgtgcgtgtgtgtgtgtgtgtgtgtgtgtgtgtgcgtgtgtgcgtgcatgtgtgtccgtgtccgttcCCCTCGATGGTGTAGCTAGAGTTCCCTCATGCATGATCAGCTCTCCGGTTTGTACTGCTACAAGCTAATTGTATGTAATGACATACATGCTTTACTGGTAGACATgcagccaaaacaaaaattgcatGTATAGAGATCACGGTCTTCACCCTTTACTCACCTTTTCACAGAATTCATCAGAATACTCCAACACAGAATCATCAACAATATCCTCAGTCGCATCGCCGCCATCGGTCTGAGTTCCACCAGCTCGCCTCTTTCTCCTAATGAATGACTCTTGAGGCAGCAGCTCGACTGCAACGGCGTGAAGCTTCACGGTAGCCGCTTCTTCCGCCTTTGACGAAGACCGAGACATACCAGGAACAACATCTTGTCTGTTGCTGTCAGTTTGATGAGGTGATGACGTTTGTTGATGAGGTGATGATGTTTGTTGATGGGCACTGGGATCGTCGTCGTCTGCCTCTGATTTCATTTCTTCCAGTTCCATCCCGTCGTTCATACTCGGTGATCGTGCAGGAAATGGCGGTTGCTATAACGTGATCGATGTGGAAAAGGAATGACAATGTACTTGTACGGTTGCAGTCGTGTATAGTTACAACATGGTGACTGTCACGCCCCCCAGTTTGTCTGATTCTCTGCCCGGAAGTGTGCCGCGGCGGGTGGGGTCTGGATACGCGAGACTATTCGAGTAcagcagagccgtatatagatCCGGACCTCGCTGATCCGAAtcctcgctaatccaaattACCTTTGGCGCCCTGCCTTGcgtacccagatcctattgggCAGCCTgcggttatctagttttcagcaaatgcgcgtatctaactattttaaatcctgactgtcatgttatttagaagtatatgtagtcattgcagcagtgtcctttaccacaaacatgacatgtgcATAGATATATGTAAATGCGCTGGTGGTCTGGATGTCCGAGGCAAAGTCTTAATCTCCACGGTTACGCGTTTTGGCATTTTTGATAATCCAAACAATTCACTAATCCGAACAATTCACTAATCCGAACAGAGCTTGGCACGGGCTGTACGGactagcgaggttctactgtagtgCTAAACAGTTTGGTTTGGAATTCAGGGGTttaccgttagcagttatttatagcattactaattttctcttttctaatgaaattatataaaattattgaaccacgcctattggaaaagagggggttacAAACTCCttaaccccctctggatccggccctgcaaGTAACGCAAGAATTGCCGCTTTCAACAATGCAAGTGTGCTAATTAAGCTCTTAGAAATACACTGTTCTCGCATACAATTCTCTAgtatacagataaacaaccCTGAAAAATTTTGACCCCCAACAGAAGGTGATCCAAATGTTTGTGACCTCTGCAAATCACTGAGTTTCAAACTTATGACTCCCACAGGAAATTTGCCAGGCCCCggacacttaattaataatgatcgGCCTCTTACGCCGACATGCATACTGGCTAGCGATTCTAGTGCAACTAAAACtgcaattaatattaacatagAGTCAAAAGTGAAGAATGAGCTTTACCCTACCGTAATTCACGCGCATGCGTCTAGTCAGCGTCTGCGCCAAAGAGCTTGACCTGACGAGGTTAGATTGAGAGTCAGTTAGCGATTATTATGTAAATGAGTGGTCTAAAAATGCAAATTATGCTAGGATGGGTTGACGTGCAGCTTTGGGAATATAGTACTAGATACGCCCCAGCCTTGTAATCTAGTCTAATGTGGAGTGTCGTATCCTAGATCGCAAGCCTAATCTTGCGAACGCAAGCAGGTTAGTTCTTCAATACAGAAAAGCATGATAGACGTAAAGATATCCTAGTgctttttgcaacaacacagccgctcagccacgcacaccgaaatTTCAAGCTGGCAggctgcagaaccactatgcagaaacactgtggaacaagcaaaatgttagaagtcaggtacagctacacaccctcGCTCCTGGTTGTTATTGaagaaacatacacgtgcaaatgtaaactataggcgttgtttctatgtgttaAACGTTAAAACCCTTAGAGCAAAGGACTAACTAAACACCATggacaggacggacgcccgatggccgaactCTCgctagcagctaccaaacaaagagaggtggagcctcatgatgacattacgttcgtctattggtcggtaatgacaccacttctcgtctattggtcggaataactcatttgcatctgtgctaaccaactataAATACGGTGGGTCAGTCGGTCGTCCGGTCATCAAACGACTACTATAGTCgagcccggaaatccgggcctcgggtaattatTGGTTTATATGTTGGTTAGCATgcattaattatgttaattaattaatctgaaGACATGCGGCCTATATAGCTGCTAGCCAGAATAGATAGGCAACTGGCGTCCTATCCTGTTTGACGACGATTTGGATGTGTTGTATACTCTGGTTTTCACATGGTTAGATTTCATGCAAATTGCTTACCCCTAGagcagctggctggctgtagcctcgtccccagactctcacGTGCTAGTCTtttccggtgcccgtatgacaatttgTACAGTAGCAATTACAATGAATTGCCTGTACAATTTGTACAATGAATGGTCTGGAATtgttatacgggcaccggacaagactagcgcgagagagtctggggacgaagCTATCTGGCTGAATGATCATGACTTGTTGAGCAAACTAATTACAACCATCTGCAAGGTTTCTAGCTAGAATAGAGAAGCCCTAACATTctacaaattcaaaattatatAAGATCGACATAATCATCGATTAGGGCACTGGCGGCGCGACTCTGCATGGGTTCTCGGTGCCGTGTCGGTCACTATTTGCTTGTTGTCCTTGTCGTTTGGAATCGCGCGACGAAACTTCCAGTAAAGTGTGACGGAATGACTTCAGCTTCGTCAACTGGTTTCGTTGTTGTTCTAGAGAGACACGAGCCGGGCGACAGCTTGTCTTCCTGCATGTAAATcacatgtttgttttatgtgttTCTGTGGAAACAAGAGTTGGGTATTACCCTTACATATCTGGAATATTCTTGGAAGAGTATATGGCAGTGTTATCATTGCTGTTATCTCAGGTAACGTGTACTCAAAAAATTATGAGGGTTGAGCCCTTTCCTTGAATTTTTGTTGTGGGCTTGTGCATGCAGCACGTCTTGGGAGCCATATGCATGTTAGACTGCTTCGTATACAGGCAACAAATTTCACTAGTTATGTTTCATTTTgaatttatgaaatatataaCGCATACAACATTACACGCGATTAGTCCTCTTGTTTCCTGAATTAAAACAGAAACTAAAAAAGCTTCAATTGAGAATGACAACGTCCAGACTATCCTGCACACTGAACTGGCAATGGGCTGTGTGCCAGACGAAAACCATAGTTTCTGTGTTTTTTTTCACGCTACAGAGCGCGTTTTCTGATTTCATAGGCTGGTTTTAGGATCAACAACATGTTGCCCTAAGCTACCGGCAAAGCTCTGTCtatatcacgtgacgtacTGACACATAACACCCACAATCTACTTTCAGCACTAAAACACTACGTTTCTACACGTCGTTTTCTGTATCAATTAATCGATACGTGTACTAGACATCTTCATAATCGATATCATCAGCATGATTGATATTGATGGTTCCCTCGTTGGACACAACGTGAACTTCAAAGTTTTCTACCGTCACGTCGACATTCATCATTTTTACGACGACAGACGCTTTGGTTGTGGTCACGTCTTCCCGTTTGTTGCCGCCGCAGGCTCTTGCGGGAACGAGTAGAAAGTAGAGGAGCACGAGAGATGCCACACGTCGGTACATGATTCTGTCACTTTGACCACTGGAAATGAGTGCGATACACGTGACACTCAGTATAAACAGTCACTTGCGTCAAGATTCCTAGAGTGCGTTCACCGGCCCATTCGTCTACATCTGGGAATAATTAGATATGATCATGCATGATATCAGGCAAAAACAGGAATCGAAACAATGGCGTTTAGACACTTTTACGAGTTTCCTGTTGTTTTCCTGCTAGCCACCGCCTGCCAAACGgtaacacaaacagaacagaccCGTTTCACTATCAACTGTCGTGtaacactaacacaaacagaacagaccCGTTTCACTGTCAACCGTCGTGtaacactaacacaaacagaacagaccCGTTTCACTATCAATTGTTGTGTAACACTAAGACGAACAGAACAGACCCACATGCATGTCAAGTAAACAATTGTTGCTTACAATTAGTACCCAACTGTGTTGCCAACTGACGGTACCTCTTGTCTCTTATCTCTATAGAAATGTAATAAATAGTAGTTCATAAATTAATTTGCCAGTTGAAGTTTGAATTTATTCAGCTTTGCTAACGTTAAGCACAATCCAGAAGCGCGCAGCGTTGTAGTCATCCCCTTACTACGTAATAGTGACGGCAAAAGTCACAATACACAGTACAATGACTAAATGCCCTATGCATCAGAGGTCCCGTCGTTCATACTAAGTATTGTATTTTAGTTAGCGTCTCTTGTTTTCAGCGTTCACTCAACCGAATAGCTTTACGAGTTGTTTTAGTGTCTTTCTGGGCATTTCAGAAATCATGTTCATTATCAGCTCCTCCAATATTTTGATTGAATTCTCCGACTAGAAAAGCAGAGTTTGTCAAAGTCAGTCACTAGACAGAGTCACATGCAGAGCAGTCAATACCGTCGGTTCCGCTGTTGAGTTCACGTTAGATGAGCCAGCTGTCTCTAGCTGCCATGGACTGATGTTGACAGTACCTCCGTGTTGGTTTAAAATAAAGATTGTGGGGTGTTCTAGACGTTGACGGAAGGACTGCTTGGTGCGGCGACTTGTTGATGGTTCCTTCCCTTGCTCTTCGCTGCTAGACTGCAAGATGTAGTCAGACGCGAGTAGCAAGAAGGTAGACAAAGCTAGCGCAGACAGGCGAACCATTGTCGAAAGCAGCAATAAATAGTTGCACTCTATAGTTTTCTATGTATAGGTGGGCGGTAGTTTGACGTAAGAAACACGTCTGCATGGGAAAGCCCGGCTAAATTAGCGTAATCTGTTCCAAGAAATACTGAAACGAATGAGACCCCGGAAAAACGGTTGACAAGCGAATGTGCAGAAGTGCGCAAGAGAATCAGAAAGCTCGCGTATGTAAACGATACGGAACAACGGCACGGTTAGATTTCTGCCAGTATTACAGACGCGCTTGACAAAACGTTGCATCGGATTTGCACTGCACTGTAGACGACAGGTCGCGTGCTAGCTCGTCTGAATCATTTGGTGATTTCCCTCCATTTCCTGCTGAAAACCAAACCAACGTCGTAACGCAGCTCGTAGTTGCAACCTAGTTAGGCAATTGTACGTCTAGACTTGTCTATTACGTTTTCACTACCACCAAAACTCTACTATCAAACGTTTCTGTTTCTCTACAACATCTCTATTGACTTGTAGGGTAGTTGGTAGCTCTAGCAGATTTGCATGCATGGCTACTTGCGCTTGTTTTCTATTGTATTCAACTTCAAGATAGGCAGTTTAACTTGAAGTCACCCTTTAATCCTAACATACTCGACTCCATTTTCTCCGACAGTCACGTCGCTGTTCTTCTCAATCTTGTCGATGTACATGGCTAGTGTGTCCAGACAGATTGTCGGTACGATTTCTTCTTCGCGATGTCATCACAGCTGCAACAGTCAATGATGCAGAGCAGCACGAAAACCAGACTGAGACACAGTGACGGCATTCTAGCTGACTGACTCACTCCCTATTAGTTCTCACGTGACAACAGAACACTGTAACTCGATTAACCCTTTACTTACTTaaatactagttgtacggtatccgtaggcgcctcgcgttcgtgagaaACAcatccaacggagttttcctACTGAAACGctgagtcctagctagacaatacgtatttgttgaaaccctagctgtcatgaaagtatacatgcaaacttcctaataatttagattacgtatataggcccagtataggtagtcgtcgttttgcgatcgtgatcaagacaatagaaatatacagtctaggtatgcactcatttccgttgtaacgacagtggtatggtatttactgacatagaaattgatatcagcaaacattgactatcaacagtgttagatgcagcacagagCAGTAAAGGATTGATGGTAGTATgagacgtgtgaatagttgactgtaggttgCAATCAGCTAATAAaagtgtttcttggttgtcaagtacacacaatccctaaaatagagtgttagatgcagcacagtatAGTAAAGGATTGGTTGTACGGGACGTGTAAATAGTTGACTGttggtggcattcaactcccgaaggtgtttcttggtcgtcacgtacacacagtccctagctacaacacaaaaggatggggcgacggaagttcatgaagcatttaCGTCGCGGTTTGCTCAcctaaacgaatcgttcttagactcatttGTAGTcagacacggaaacgattccagtttattcgaacacacgcccacaccagtcctgtgtggactgtatgcatcgtcatCCTTcccaaagcttcgagcaatcgaatatctcttgccgaccaaacttactcttctatcgctttcgtttctctccaaattctgactgcatttgcaccaaatccaacctacacgttttttGCAGCAAGcactacacggggagtgtgtcgatttctatcgaaacaagcgcgaagagcaagattcgaatttatttagcacatccgggacctcgcaacaaagattgcacgtaacgtgtccacagacctatctttacactacagtgtCTTGCCCTTActaaggacgggccatgtatactagtatatatacatataccaaaagctcgatgaagacccatataggaccacgcccatttctgttgtgcgacccggattagaaggcTCGCTGCTCTCGGCAATTATACAATAGCATTGATCATCCAGTTATCTAAATCATCTGTAGTTGTTATCTAATCTGTGAATTTTTCGTAATAGTGACTATACCTGCATGAGAATGCAGTGAACACGTGCACTGCAGTCATCACACATTTTGTTTCTAGTAAACACTCGACGTTTCGTCTGCAGTATTCGTTACACgtgacagacaaaacaacgACGGAATTGCGTAAACGGGCGCTAACGGGCGGGAAAGTCTAGGGGACTCAGTCGCAAACAGAAACTAGGGAGGGACATTTGTGTTAGCAACGACTTCAATTTGCCACGCCcagtacgtgtgtgtgtgtgtgtgtgtgtgtgtgtgtgtgtgtgtgtgtgtgtgtgtgtgcgcgcttGTGTAGCCATGCAGGAAGTCAATAGTTAAGAATGCAGAAACCATCTAAAATATCTGATGCaacaaattttagttttaCTGGACGTGAGGTTTTTCACTAAAAATGGACAGCACAACTTGGGTCCTGCACCCTCTAAGCATAGCATAGAGACCTAGAGTACAGTTAGGGTGGCCGGTGCTTTAGGCTAACAACAAACTAGCAAGAGCAACTAGAGTTGTAATGGTCGCAGTACAATACTCATATACTAATACACAAAGATATACAGGTTTTATTCACCaaagcatccaccggtcatATCCGTACTACAAAAGCTACTGCAATGATACTCAATACAAGACTATATCAatccatttaattaaacaaacgtACTTAAGTCAAGGTCACAATAtacttagtgaggcaagcctcactgttgattaaatCCATGTCATAACATTTCAGACAAATACATAACAAAGATATACATGAAAcattactaataataataatattaataataataataataataataataataataataaagaaTATTAGAAATAGATAAATAACtgcagtagtagcagtagcagtaatGATAAGTTATAGAAAAATGTTGTTATCAACTAAAGTTTATTGTATCCGAGTAGCAATCTCGAATGTGTTTCTCGTATTCTTCCAGATTTGCGACCGGAAACCTTGCGCTGCATCGCAGACACTGCATCGTTCGCCTATAGGGTCGCTCTCCAAGCGACATGTAGCCAGCACTTCGAACATCGAGACCTCCATGCCTCGCTTCACTACGCGCTCTCCCAGAGTCGGCTGCCAGATCCTTCGTACCGTAACCGCTCTCCGACACTCGAAACGGAAAACGTCGAGCAAGCGAAGGCATCGTAGCGTTCGGAGAAGAAATGGAACTTGCCATTGGAGGATGGAACGAAGAGTGACCGGATGACTGACCATTTGTGACGTCGCCCGGTAAGAGAGACCGAGTCATTCTGTCGGATTTGAGAGGAAAGCCGGC
Coding sequences within it:
- the LOC134197869 gene encoding uncharacterized protein LOC134197869 isoform X2, with protein sequence MNDGMELEEMKSEADDDDPSAHQQTSSPHQQTSSPHQTDSNRQDVVPGMSRSSSKAEEAATVKLHAVAVELLPQESFIRRKRRAGGTQTDGGDATEDIVDDSVLEYSDEFCEKLAQKSKQELSYRNAVMEVIIDGLLEKCDNDYSKVLLYVISNYTPEPKVRTYAERLLSVHQASAVIPGDRRKTCLHYAVEKKYFTVVQLLIEHDVYIMAEDLDHVMPIDIALRKKTDAIASFLIARMPNNKVRALFEGGTDKAKFTFQELITCTEMQDTIMAVLDSMMDPIEERPDHYRVFYNILDGDWYGRAPNHPQFNPKGRSCLQIIAKSNNKEAVYHDVVRLLLRLKWKTYVGMRFRFQTILFGWFLFNLTFALVAAGTADDPLVYDSPLQIIRGFCEACTALQWCWDLLSELNQMRKHGFNYLSDYYNYLDLSSVIFIFTILPLRLAGNDAQWTIASFAYLVTTLRIFKFASASRVPW